The nucleotide sequence AGGCCACGCCGGGGCTGCTGTCCGAAAAGCTGACCTACATAAGCATCGAACCCCAGCCCGGCTACGCAGAAAAAAGGCTGCCCGTTCAGAGTAGCGCTGTCGATTACCACGCTCGGGCACTCGAACAGATGGTGCAGGGCAGCCGATAGCGTGAGCGGAATGCCCAAATGGCGAGCCAGCCCGTTGCCCGAACCCAGCGGCAGGATGCCCAGCGAAGTCGGCGCGAACAGCAATCCGCGGGCCACTTCGTTGACGGTACCATCGCCTCCTACTGCTACTACGGTATCCCATTTTTGCGTGGCAGCGGCCTCGGCGGCCAAATCAGTAGCGTGCCCCCGAGCCCGCGTAATGATGGCTTTGGCCGTGAGGCCTGCTTTCCTGGCCTGCTGTTCAAGCCATACTGCCATTGAATCGGCTTCGCGACGGAGTTTTGTGCCCGAGTGAGGATTGACCACGAATAGATACCTTTTGTCTACCACCGCTTAGGAAAAGAACACGAATAACAGAATGATGAAGACGATAATGAACAGATAGTAGAGTCCATCCACAAACGGATACTGCTGGCGGTCTACTTTTTTGAAAAGGTTCTTGAACATAATCGGGTGTTAGGTTTTTAGGTGGTTAGGTAGTAGGTTCGTTCCTAGTGTACCTTTGGGTCACCTTTTATCCTGTGGCTAGCATTAAACTACGCCCCTCAAAACACAAAAATCCGTATAATTTATGAAAAACACTACGTTAACCCTCGTGATGCTTCTGCTTACCACGGGCCTGATGGCGCAGTCGGACAGCGATCGGAAGCTTATCCTAGGTACCCTCGACCGCCAGACCAACGATTGGAACGCCGGAAATATCGACACCTTCATGCAGGGCTATTGGGAATCGGACTCGCTCATGTTTGTGGGTAAAAACGGCGTGACCTATGGCTATGAAAACACCTACCAGGGGTACCTGAAGCGATATCCTGACCGCGCCACCATGGGTACCCTCAAATTCGATATCCTGCACCTGTCATTTCCGGGCAAAGGTGTGGCCTTCGTGGTGGGTAAGTGGCACCTCACCCGTCCCGAAGCCGGCGATGTGGGGGGCACTACACCCTGCTATGGCGGAAAATCAAAGGGAAATGGGTGATTGTCTGTGACCACACGAGTTGACACGCTGCATCGATGAAAAGAAAAAGAAAGATAGTACAATTCAGAAAAGCGGTTCGGCCCGTAACGGACCCAATCATAAACCCCATTCTGGATCTGGCCGAAAGTGGCCGCCTGTCGGGTATTTTATTACTGATTGCCACGGTGGTTGCCATGATCTGGGCCAACTCGGCGGGAGGGGAATCGTTTCTTTCTTTTTGGGAAATAAAGGTAGGGGTACCTCCCCTTGAAAAAACCATTGGGCACTGGATCAACGATGGCCTGATGGTCATCTTTTTCTTTTTTGTAGGGCTGGAAATCAAGCGCGAATTACTGGAAGGCGAGCTTTCCAAACTCAGACAAGCCCTGCTGCCGGGTGTGGCGGCCCTGGGCGGAGCCATTGTGCCCGCTACCCTGTACCTGGCCTTCAACGCGGGTACCTCCGCGGTGGATGGCTGGGCCATTCCCACGGCAACGGATATTGCCTT is from Salmonirosea aquatica and encodes:
- a CDS encoding diacylglycerol/lipid kinase family protein; protein product: MVNPHSGTKLRREADSMAVWLEQQARKAGLTAKAIITRARGHATDLAAEAAATQKWDTVVAVGGDGTVNEVARGLLFAPTSLGILPLGSGNGLARHLGIPLTLSAALHHLFECPSVVIDSATLNGQPFFCVAGLGFDAYVGQLFGQQPRRGLDTYVRVSMQAYLDYLPQRIRVAGRDTEIFSLSFANAGQFGNNAWVAPHADLTDGRLEVCTVTPFPKWYGTALTFQLFTKGLKPSTYISYQSLREITVETEQPTLVHYDGEPWQLDTGRIEVKIVPKSLRVKA